GCGGGTTCGCACTTCTGCAGTCTGAGCGCGATAAATGCCGTGGACAAGCTCAGTCAATCCGACGGATGACAGCGCCGCCTCTTGATCTCCAGTTGTCGCAACTATCTGCTTAAGAAGATCAGCAACTGTATCTCCGCGACGTTCGGCGGCGATGACAATGCTGGAGTCGAGGATCAGTCCCATTTCGGCGGGCTTAGCGGTTCTTGATGGCTGTTGACGATCTCTTCGAGGTCGCGCGCGAATCCTCCATCCAGCGTGACCCTTGAAGCATGCGATTCGGCTAGAGCGATGGATTCAGACAGGAGCCGTCCCCGCGCCTCAATTGGGCGAACGACTGCTATTGGTCGCGTATCATGTTCAATAATGACTTCTGTTCCCGATCGGACCCGCTCCAACAATGAGCCGAAATCATTTTTCGCTTCCGTGTCTGAGATGTGGATTACGTTCTTGGCCATAGGCCTGATTATACTTGGGGGCCCGACCCGTAGCGAAGCGGCACCGCTACACCTGCAATCTGACGAGCCTGACGGAAACGGCACAGACCTCCGAGAGTCAAGGTTGCTCACGCGCCAGACGATCGGAGTTCTTTCCGCTTGGTTCGGTCTCAAGGGGACCGAACCCGATACGTGTTACTACGTCGCAAATGCAGATCGAGTCATCGATCATGACGATATTGACTTGAACGTCGATCCGCCGCCTGATTTGGTCGTGGAGATCGAGTCGACGAATGAGTCCACAGCGAAATTTCCTATCTATGTTGCTCTGCAGGTTCCGGAGATCTGGCGTGTCGA
This portion of the Terriglobia bacterium genome encodes:
- a CDS encoding type II toxin-antitoxin system prevent-host-death family antitoxin, translated to MAKNVIHISDTEAKNDFGSLLERVRSGTEVIIEHDTRPIAVVRPIEARGRLLSESIALAESHASRVTLDGGFARDLEEIVNSHQEPLSPPKWD